In Astatotilapia calliptera chromosome 16, fAstCal1.2, whole genome shotgun sequence, one genomic interval encodes:
- the esd gene encoding S-formylglutathione hydrolase — protein sequence MALTLVSSNKCAGGFQKVFEHESTELKCKMKFAVYLPPKAETDKCAVMYWLSGLTCTEQNFITKAGSQLGAAEHGIIIVAPDTSPRGCNIEGEDESWDFGTGAGFYVNATQDPWKTNYRMYAYVTEELPKLINANFPTDPEKMSISGHSMGGHGALICALKNPGKYKAVSAFAPICNPMQCPWGQKAFSGYLGPDRSTWEAYDATVLAASYSGPQLDILIDQGRDDQFLSASQLLPDNLIAVCSEKKIPVVFRLQPGYDHSYFFIYSFMNDHIKHHAKYLNA from the exons ATGGCCCTCACACTAGTGTCCTCCAACAAGTGCGCTGGCGGATTCCAGAAGGTTTTTGAACATGAAAG CACTGAGCTGAAGTGTAAGATGAAGTTTGCAGTCTATCTGCCTCCAAAGGCTGAGACCGACAAGTGTGCCGTCATGTACTGGCTCTCTG GCCTGACGTGTACGGAGCAGAACTTCATCACCAAAGCCGGCAGTCAGCTCGGTGCTGCGGAGCACGGCATCATCATCGTAGCTCCAGACACCAGCCCCC GTGGCTGCAACATCGAAGGCGAAGATGAGAGCTGGGATTTTGGCACTGGTGCTGGTTTCTACGTCAACGCCACCCAGGACCCATGGAAGACCAACTACCGCATGTATGCCTACGTCACCGAGGAG CTCCCTAAACTGATCAACGCTAACTTCCCCACCGACCCAGAGAAGATGTCCATCTCTGGCCACTCAATGGGCGGCCACGGGGCGCTCATCTGTGCCCTGAAGAACCCGGGGAAATACAAG GCTGTGTCTGCATTCGCTCCCATCTGTAACCCGATGCAGTGTCCCTGGGGACAGAAAGCTTTCTCAGGATACCTGGGCCCTGATAGGTCAACATGGGAG GCGTACGACGCTACCGTGTTGGCAGCTTCGTATTCCGGTCCTCAGCTCGACATCCTCATTGATCAAGGCAGAGACGACCAGTTCCTGTCAGCTAGCCAGCTTCTGCCCGACAACCTGATCGCTGTCTGCTCCGAGAAGAAAATCCCTGTCGTCTTCAGGCTGCAGCCG GGCTATGACCACAGCTACTTCTTCATCTACTCCTTCATGAACGACCACATCAAACACCACGCCAAGTACCTGAATGCCTGA